The Streptomyces cathayae DNA segment GGAGCCAGTCGCCGTTGACGAAGGCGTCCACTGTCGCGCCGCGACCACGGACCGTCACGGTCGTTCCCGGCGGGTAGGTGGTGCCGGACAGTCCGGGCACGGGGACGAGCAGGATTCCCAGCCTCTGTGCTGCCATGTTCCACCACTCCCTTCTCGGCGCGACGCCGATTATTCACATATCCGGAGATTACCGGTTTGCCTGATCGGGGAGTCCGGAGAATCATGAGAGATGAGTCACGCGGACAGCGCGGGCGGGGGCGTGGCCGTCGCACACGTATGCCGTCGAGTGGAGGTCTCAGCATGAAGGCCGTCGTGTACAAGGAGCCGTTCAGCGTCGCGGTCGAAGACGTCGAGAAGCCCAGCATCCAGCATCCGAACGATGTGATCGTACGGGTCACCTCCACCGCGATATGCGGCTCCGACCTGCATATGTACGAGGGCCGCACCGCCGCCGAGCCCGGCATCGTCTTCGGCCACGAGAACATGGGAGTCATCGAGGAGGCCGGCCAGGGCGTCACCTCGCTCAAGGAGGGCGACCGCGTGGTCATGCCCTTCAACGTCGCCTGCGGCTTCTGCACCAACTGCGTCGAGGGGTTCACCGGCTACTGTCTGACCGTCAACCCGGGCTTCCCCGGCGGCGCGTACGGCTACGTCGCCATGGGGCCCTGGAAGGGCGGCCAGGCCGAGTACCTGCGCGTTCCCTACGCCGACTTCAACTGCCTGAAGCTGCCGGCGGGACAGGAGCACGAGACCGACTTCATCCTGCTCGCGGACATCTTCCCCACCGGCTACCACGGCTGTGAACTCGCCCAGGTCCGCCCCGGTGAGAGCGTCGCGGTCTACGGCGCGGGACCGGTCGGCCTGATGGCCGCCTACTCGGCCCTGCTGCGCGGCGCGAGGAAGGTGTTCTCCGTGGACCGGGTCCCCGAGCGGCTGCAGAAGGCCGAGGAGATCGGCGCGATTCCGATCAACTTCGCCGAGGGCGACCCAGTGGAGCAGATCAAGGACCAGACCGAGGGCATCGGCACGGACAAGGGCGTCGACGCGGTCGGCTACCAGGCGTCGGCGCACGGCGCGGACCACGAGGAACCGGCGACCGTCCTGAACTCGCTCGTCGGTACGGTCCGGGCCACCGGAGCGCTCGGCGTGCCCGGCCTCTACGTCCCGTCCGACCCCGGAGGCCCGGACGAACAGGCCAAGCAGGGCATGCTCCTCGTCGCGATCGGCAAGCTCTTCGAGAAGGGCCTGCGGATGGGCACGGGGCAGTGCAACGTGAAGCGCTACAACCGACAGCTGCGCGACATGATCATCGAGGGCAGGGCGAAGCCCAGCTTCGTCGTCTCCCACGAACTTCCCCTGGACCAGGCGGCGTCGGCCTACGACAAGTTCGACAAGCGCATCGAGGGCTACACCAAGGTGGTGCTGCACCCGTAACACCACGACGCTCCGGCCCGAAAAGCGAAGAGCGTGAGCACCGAACCACTCGAGTGCTCACGCTCTTCCCTGCCGCTACGTGGTGATCAAGGCGGGGGTGCGCGCGGGCGTGTGCCCGGGGGTGTGCAACCGGCGGTGGTGGATGCTCCCTGTTCAAAGGGACTGTCATCGCGCAACTCTCGCTGGCGAACAGCGAATTCGCCCCCGGGAGGCGCACGGTGAAAAGGTTCTTCGGGAAGGTCCGACCGGCCGAGCCGGAGGTGTCCGACGCAGAGCGCGAACTGTTCGGCGGCCCGCTGCGCTACGACATGGGGTGGTCCCAACACGAGAACGCGCGGCTGGACCTGACCCTGGCGTCCGCACTCCGATCGATGCCGGCTCTGGTCGGCGCGACCCTGCGCATGGCGTGGAAGGCGGACCGCCGGGCGCTCATCGCCGTCGGGATCAGCGAGGTCGGGCAAGGCGTCGCCGCTGCCGTCGGACTGCTCGCCGTCAACGCCGTCATGCACGCCCTCCTCGGCTCCGGCAGCGCCGTGGAACGGCTGCACGCCCTGTTGCCCGGTCTGCTCGCCATCGCCACGATCGCCGTCGTCAACTCGGTTCTCGCCGGATGGTCCACGTCCCGGGCGGGCCGTCTGGAACCGCTCGTCGAGCGGATCGCCACCACCCAGTACCTGGCTGCCGCCGTCTCCGTCGAGCTGGAGGCCATCGACGACCCGGACTTCCGCCGCCTGATCGACATCGCCCAGTACGGCCCGGCTTCCGCCCGCCGCATGATCGGCGCCTGTGTCGCCGCGCTGAACAGCACCATCTCCCTGGTGGCCACAGCCGGCGTGCTCACCGTCCTGCACCCGGCGCTGCTGCCCATGCTGATCCTCATCGCCGCGCCGCGCGGCTGGGGCGCCATGCGGGTGGCCCAGGAGCGCTACGTGTCGGTGATGAGCTGGATCGAACACCTGCGGGCCAGCCGCCTCATCGGCAATCTCCTGACCGAGCGCACCGCCGCCCAGGAAGTACGCATCCACGGCGTCGGTCCTTTCCTGCTCGGCCGGTACAAGCACATGGCCCGAAGCGCCGAGGCCGAGCAGGAGCGGCTGGCCTCCAGCAAGGCGGTCACCGAGTGGGTGGCCGCCGCGCTGTCCGGAGTGGCGATGGCGGCCACCTACGGAACCATGATCTGGCTGGTCATGAGCGGGCACATGAACCTGGCGGTGGCCGGCACCGCGGTGATCGCCGTCCGCTCCGGCTCGGCGAGCCTGGGGGCTCTGGTGATGAACATCAACACCCTGCACGAGGAGTCCCTCTATGTCCGCGATCACGGACGCTTCCTGACCGAGGCCGCCCGACACGCCATCCCCAAGGCCGGCGATCCGGTCCCGAAACAGGTCCGGCAGGTCGCCCTCGACCGGGTCACCTACCGCTACCCCGATCGTGAGGCACCGGCGTTGGACCAGGTGACGCTCACCCTGCCCATGGGCTCGGTCACGGCCGTGGTGGGCGAGAACGGTTCCGGCAAGAGCACCCTCATGAAGATCCTCTCGGGCCTGCTGCTCCCCCAGGAAGGGATCGTGCGGTGGGGCGACTCGGACATCACCGGCCTGGAACGCTCCCAGGTCTTCGACCGCGTCGCACTGCTCACCCAGGATTTCGAACGCTGGCCCGTGACGGCCGCGATGAACATCCGCATCGGACGCCCCGGCCACGACGCCACGCCGGAGGACCTGCAGGCATCCGTCGACTACGCGGGGGCCGGCCCGGTCGTCGCCAAACTCCCCGACGGGTTGCAGAGCCTGCTGGCCCGTGTGTTCCGCGGAGCCATCGAACTGTCCGGCGGCGAATGGCAGAAGATCGGCCTGGCCCGCACCCACTGGCGTAGCTCGACCTCGTCGGCGGACAGCGTCCTCATCGTGGACGAACCCACCTCCGCCCTCGATCCGGAAGCCGAGATCGAGGCGTTCAGCCGCATCCGCCGGCTCGCCGCACCGCACCGCGCCGTCGTCCTCGTCACCCATCGCATGTCCGGCGTCCGCCACGCCGACCGCATCTACGTCCTGCACCGGGGACGCCTGGCCGAGCACGGCAGCCACGACGAACTCATGGCCGCCCGGGGGCGCTACGCCGCGATGTTCGACGCCCAGGCCGCCCAGTACGTCCCCGCAGGCACCGTCCCTCGCCCCACCGCACCCGCCTGACACCCCCGCCCGAAAGACCCGCTCACGCCGCGCAGCCCCTCCTCCCCCTCCTCCCGCCCCTCCCGGCGGCTCCGCGGCCAAGGCCCGCACCCGTCCCCGGAACCGTTCGCCGCCGGAGCCTCTACTCCCGTCCCGGAGTGGTGCCGGGACGGGTGGTGGACAGGAACGTCTCCCAGTCGGCGCGGCCGCCCGCGCCCAGTACGCCGACATCGGCCCCGAGCTCGCCGGTGGACGGCTCCCGCAGTTCGCGGCGGGCGACGCGGGCGACCACGGACGGGAAGAGCGGTCGCAGGGGCTGGCACCAGCGCAGCCACGGCGGGGCGTAGACGTGCCGGGCGCGGTGTGCGATGCCGGTGGCGAGCCAGTCGGCCACCTGGTCGGGGCTGTGCACTCGGCGTGCGAACCACGGCTGGTGCCGGCGCAGGGCCCGCAGGACCGGGTGGTCGTCGATGCCGGCGACCATGTCGGTGCCGGTCCAGTGGAGGTAGGCGATGCCGACGGTGACCCCGTCGGGCTCCACCTCACCCCGCAGGGCCTGGGCGAAGGACTCCGCGCCCGCCTTGGACGCGCAGTACGCGCTCATCATCGGCGCGGACCCGAAGGCGGCGGTCGAGGCGATCTGCAGGAAGTAGCCGTGGGTGCGGGTGAGCTGCGGCAGGAAGGCCCTGGCCGTGTTCGCCGACCCGACGAGGTTGACGTCGACGACGCGCCGCCACAGGTCGGCCGCCGTACGGCTGAAGGGGCCGCCTGCGGCGATCCCCGCGTTGGCCACGACGACGGAGGCCGGCCCGAGCCGCTCCTCGATCTGCCGTGCGGCCTCGTCGAGCGCGGCCTGGTCGGTCACGTCCGTCTCGACGCAGATGCTCGAAGAGGTCAGGGCGGCCGCCGCCCGGGCGAGGGTCTTCTCCTCACGGCCCAGCAGGGCGATGCGCATGCCGTCCGCGGACAGGCGCCGGGCGAGAGCCTCGCCGACACCGCGGGCCGCCCCGGTCACCACGGCGACGCGCCCGCGCAAGGGGCTGTCGTGAGCCGCGGCATGTACACGTGTACCGGTGAAGGTGCGCATGCGTTCCTCTCCTCTCCCCCGCCCGTCACGGGCGTCACGACACCCTGCTCCCGTCGGTCTCGCCGACGGGAATCGAGCGTCGTACGGGCGTCAGGAGTCCTGACGGCCGGGCAGCACGCAGCCGCTCCCACCCGTCACTCCAGCACACATCTCCAGGTGAGGCGAGCCCGATCGGCTCGACCCGCTGGATGTCGTGAAACAGGTCGAAACCACCAGCGCTACCACCGAACCGCAGGTCAGCCGCTCTTTCCCGCAGGCTCCAGGATCGCCACGCACTCCACGTGGTGCGGCATCGGAAAGACGTCCGATGACGAGGGAGCTCCGGTCGCCATCGGCTCGGTACGCGTCGGATTCCGTGCTCACCACACATGGGGGACGCACCTCAACGGGACCCTGGCCCGAGGTCCGCGAGCAGGTCGTCCAGCACCGCTTCCTCCTCGATCCGGACACCGTGCTCGACGAGAGCGGCGGCCAGGGCAGGGTCCCAGGGAGTCGCGACGGGCGGGCCCGTCAGCTCCGGGGCTTCGGCCACCGCGGCCACCGCGGCCACTGCCGCCCGGTAGTGGACGGCCTCGTAGCGCCACGGCCGCCAAGGAACGCTGTGCGCCAGTGTCGCGGCGATGCGTACGCCGCCCCAGTCGAAATCGCCGTGGTAGAGAAGGTCGGCTCCCCGTGCGGAGAGGTCGCGCAACAAGGTGAGAGCGGCGGCCGACGGTTGCCCCTGGAGGCACACCATGGGCGGGCATGCCGGCCCCAGGGTGTCGGCGGCGGCGGACAGCACGGCCGGGTTCTCGCAGAGATAGACGGTTCCCGTCACCGGCACGGCGGCAACCGGTGCGCGACGGGTGAGGGAGCGGAGCGTCAGCACCGCCGGCTCCCCCGCGTCGGCCATCCAGTCGAGGGGTGGGGTACCGCGCAGGTTGAGGGTGAGGACGGTCGAGGACAGGTCGTCCTTGAGCAGCCCCGCCGAGGCCCATGCCTCCCGCAGCCACTGCGCACCGGAGCCGTCGGGGAAGCCGGTGAGGGAACGGATGCCGGACAGGACGAGAGTGGCGAGCGGCGTCCCCTCGTCCAGGGCATGGGCGCCCGAAAGGTTCCGTGCCGCGAAGGTCGCCCGCGAGATCGGGGGTGACGCGGGCAGCGCACGCAACGCGCGCACGGCAGCCTGCACCAGGGGGCCCGCGGCCTCCGGTGTGCGGGCGAGGCGCCGTACGAGGCCGTCCCCGCGGACCCGCTCGGCCCAGGGCGCCAGTCCGGCACCGAGGGCGCCGAGCGGGGCGTACGCCTCCGCCCAGGCCCGTTCCTCCTCGGCCCGTACTTCCGCACGGAATGCGACGGGGCCGGTGAGGGCCACCACGGCGGCCGCCAGTCCGTCGGGGCTGACACCGGAGCGGCGCAGGACCGCGTCCACGGTGTCGAGGCGGATGCTCAGGGAACCGCCTGCTCGCGGCGCCCGCCCCAACAGGCGCTCTACGGCGAGGCGTTGGGACGCGTCGGGGGCGGACAGGGTGACGGAGCCGGTGAGCGGCCTCCCGCGTGTCATCCGCTGCCGGACGCGGTCCACGAGCCAGGCGAGGCCGGGGTCCCCGAGCAGACGGCCGAGACGCCCGGTGTCGATGCCGGCCCGGTCCCCGGCTTCCGGCGGCACGGCCGGCACCGTGTCCGCGACGGCGCCGTCCACCGGTGCCTCCCGCCCGGCCGCCGCGTGGGCCGGGAGAACACGACCGTCGCGGGCGGACGGATCCGTCGCAGGGTTCACGTCCACCGGGACTCCTGGCTTCCGGCACCTCCGGCACCTCCGATGACGGTTCGCCCCGGCTCACCGGGGGAACCCACCGGTCCCTCGGCCGCCTCGCCGAGCCCGTCGGCGAGGGGAGCCGGCCTCGACGCGTCCGCCTGTGCGCCGGGCTCCGGGCCGCGCCGCCGTTCGGTGCCGTCCCACTCCCACCGCGTCACCAGCACGGCGTCGACGTCGTCGACGCGGGAGAGCTGGGCGATGGCGATGCCCGGTACCTGGGGGTAGCAGGCCCATTCGCGTTCGCTGGTCATGACGACGTCGAGGTCGAAGGCGCGCAGCAGGCCGAGGCACTTGGCGCGCGAGTCGTCGTCGACGCCGGCGAACGCCTCGTCCAGGGTGACCAGACGCGGGGCGTACGCGCCGCCCGCGCTCGCGTAGTGGGAGGACGCGGCGGCGAACAGGGGCACGGACGCGGCCAGGACCCGCTCCCCGCCCGAGGCGGGCCCGGTGGCCGGCACCCACTTGCCGTGCTGGTGGCGTTCGACGCCGAACTCGTGCCAGGCCCGGTAGTCGAGGGCGGCGGTGAGGTCCTCCAGCCAGCTGCCGGCGCTGTCGTCGGCCTGCCGGCGGGCGATCTGCTCCTGAAGGAACGCGCCGACCGCGGCCCGGTCCTCGATCGACCAGGCGTCGGCGGACTGGCGCAGCCGTTCCCGGGCCTGGGCCAGCCCCTGCGGGGCCCGGCGGGACGCCCGCCACACCAGCCGCAGCTTCATCCCCGTGGAGGTCGGGCGTTCCTCCAACTCCCTGTTCATGGCGGCCACCTGCCGTTCGGCCGCCCCGATCAGCTCCTGGAGCGTCCCGGCGACCTCGGTGATCAGATGGGTCTGGAGGATCTCGCGCTCGTGTGCGGACAGGATGCGGGTCAGTTCCGCGACCTCGACGGCGAGTGCCTCGGTGAGGTCGGGCACGGCCCGTTCCCGGCCCTGGTAGACGATGTCGACCCGCATGCCGTCCTCGCTCGGGCGGGCGGTGGCGGTGTGGCCGTGCCGTGACAGCGCGTCCTGCAGTCTGCCGAACTCCTCGCTCAGCCGTTTCTGCACGCGCTCCCAGGCCGCGTCGGTGTCGTCGACCGAGGAGAGCCGGGACTCCACGGCCCGTGCGAGGGCGATGGCGGGGGTCGCCGCCCACGTGCTGCCGTCGTCCGGTACGGCGAGGTCGGGCAGGGCGACGGCGAGCAGCCCCGTCGCGGCGAACCGCTGGAGCGCCGCGACGGCTTCCTCCCGTGCGGCGGTCGCCTCGGTGACGTCCTCGGCGAGCCGCTCGATGCGCCCCTCGGCGCGGCTGGCGCGCCGGTCGGCGTCACCGTGCTCCGCCCGGGTCTGCTCCTGTTCGTGCGCGCAGATCCGGACGGCCTCGGCCGTCTCCTCCAGTTGCCGCTGGAGTTCGGCGACGGCCGCTCCGACGGTGGAGCGGAGCGTCGTGAGGTGCTCGTCCGCCGCGGCGGCCGTCCGGGCCGACTCCGCCGTACGCTTCGCGAGTTCGGAGACGAGGAGTTCGGCCCGGTGGGTCTCCTCCTGCTCGCCGGTCACAGCGCGCTCGGCTTCCGCCCGTTCGCGCAGTGCGGGCCACAGGGCCGCCAGGAGGGCGGTGTGGTCGGCGAGCGCCTGGCGCACGGCACCCAGTGCCGTGGGGTCGGTGGGGAGGTTCAGGGCGGCTGCGGTGTCGGCGAGTTCGGCCGCCGCGCGTTCGGCCCGTCGCGCCGCCGGGGCCAGTTCCGCGGCCCGTTCGTCCCGCCGGGCGCGGGCACGGCGGACCGCCTCGGCCGCGGCGGTGACGCGTGCGTGGGCGTGCCGCAGGTCGTCGTCGCCCGGCAGTGCGGCGAGTTCGGCGTCCAGTACGGCGCGGCGCCCGGCCACGGCGCGGGCTTCCTCGGTCAGTCGTTCGCGCTCTGCCGTCAAGTCGTCGATCTCGGCGCGCAGTTCTACGATCCGGACGCGACGCGCCTGCTCCCGGGCGCCCTCCCCCACGTACTGGGCATGGTCCTTGGCCCAGCTTCCGGTGAGCGCTCCGACGCGGAAGCGCCCGTCCGCGCAGACCCAGGTGTCGTGGCCGCCGGCATCCCAGGATGCCTCCCCGGGCCCGTCGCCGCCCGCGGCCAGCCCGATCGATGCGAGCAGGCGCGCGAC contains these protein-coding regions:
- a CDS encoding SDR family oxidoreductase translates to MRTFTGTRVHAAAHDSPLRGRVAVVTGAARGVGEALARRLSADGMRIALLGREEKTLARAAAALTSSSICVETDVTDQAALDEAARQIEERLGPASVVVANAGIAAGGPFSRTAADLWRRVVDVNLVGSANTARAFLPQLTRTHGYFLQIASTAAFGSAPMMSAYCASKAGAESFAQALRGEVEPDGVTVGIAYLHWTGTDMVAGIDDHPVLRALRRHQPWFARRVHSPDQVADWLATGIAHRARHVYAPPWLRWCQPLRPLFPSVVARVARRELREPSTGELGADVGVLGAGGRADWETFLSTTRPGTTPGRE
- a CDS encoding TIGR02679 family protein — protein: MDVNPATDPSARDGRVLPAHAAAGREAPVDGAVADTVPAVPPEAGDRAGIDTGRLGRLLGDPGLAWLVDRVRQRMTRGRPLTGSVTLSAPDASQRLAVERLLGRAPRAGGSLSIRLDTVDAVLRRSGVSPDGLAAAVVALTGPVAFRAEVRAEEERAWAEAYAPLGALGAGLAPWAERVRGDGLVRRLARTPEAAGPLVQAAVRALRALPASPPISRATFAARNLSGAHALDEGTPLATLVLSGIRSLTGFPDGSGAQWLREAWASAGLLKDDLSSTVLTLNLRGTPPLDWMADAGEPAVLTLRSLTRRAPVAAVPVTGTVYLCENPAVLSAAADTLGPACPPMVCLQGQPSAAALTLLRDLSARGADLLYHGDFDWGGVRIAATLAHSVPWRPWRYEAVHYRAAVAAVAAVAEAPELTGPPVATPWDPALAAALVEHGVRIEEEAVLDDLLADLGPGSR
- a CDS encoding glutathione-independent formaldehyde dehydrogenase, which produces MKAVVYKEPFSVAVEDVEKPSIQHPNDVIVRVTSTAICGSDLHMYEGRTAAEPGIVFGHENMGVIEEAGQGVTSLKEGDRVVMPFNVACGFCTNCVEGFTGYCLTVNPGFPGGAYGYVAMGPWKGGQAEYLRVPYADFNCLKLPAGQEHETDFILLADIFPTGYHGCELAQVRPGESVAVYGAGPVGLMAAYSALLRGARKVFSVDRVPERLQKAEEIGAIPINFAEGDPVEQIKDQTEGIGTDKGVDAVGYQASAHGADHEEPATVLNSLVGTVRATGALGVPGLYVPSDPGGPDEQAKQGMLLVAIGKLFEKGLRMGTGQCNVKRYNRQLRDMIIEGRAKPSFVVSHELPLDQAASAYDKFDKRIEGYTKVVLHP
- a CDS encoding TIGR02680 family protein — translated: MTALPGPGLPGPGLPGPAPGRWRPLRIGLVDLFHYDVEEFWFRDGRLLLRGNNGTGKSKVLALTLPFLLDGDLSARRVEPDGDPGKRMEWNLLLGGAHPHPERLGYTWIEFGRLDDTTGEAHFRTLLCGLKAVAGRGIARHWFAVTDQRIGAGLDLLDATRTALSRDRLAEAVGDRGMVYDTAKAYRRAVDEALFGLGERRYGALVDLLIQLRQPQLSKRPSETALSRALTEALPPMDQAVVADAAEAFRSLDEEKEELRAAREAEQASSTFLDHYRRYARLASRRRARLPRREHARYENLQRELSKAQTDRDRAVADREEARARGAALDERAARLAAQDATLRSRPEMRDARALDRAADDASRTAGELKRAEADRRTAAEAHTRALGRLATADNRLTAAREVLDDILGRVAESAAAARLDVPRTEGAPEAVLRREADGATASRRRAVEHVAELAVRAERAEEQHRAARLRADEADEEAVHAEERLAEAEEGVAREGRTLVTAVREHLSGCGELRVPGLPGVLDAVQDWVSSLDGPLPARTAAIEAHRTAASRLADRAALLAHREETAAERQRLATEELTALERGGERGPSAPHTRTPGVRDRGPGAPLWRLVDFRPHVTETERAGLEAALEASGLLDAWVRPDGSTVAADGHDVLLDPVGLLGGSGLDRALYPEVDPADAGAAAVGEETVARLLASIGLAAGGDGPGEASWDAGGHDTWVCADGRFRVGALTGSWAKDHAQYVGEGAREQARRVRIVELRAEIDDLTAERERLTEEARAVAGRRAVLDAELAALPGDDDLRHAHARVTAAAEAVRRARARRDERAAELAPAARRAERAAAELADTAAALNLPTDPTALGAVRQALADHTALLAALWPALRERAEAERAVTGEQEETHRAELLVSELAKRTAESARTAAAADEHLTTLRSTVGAAVAELQRQLEETAEAVRICAHEQEQTRAEHGDADRRASRAEGRIERLAEDVTEATAAREEAVAALQRFAATGLLAVALPDLAVPDDGSTWAATPAIALARAVESRLSSVDDTDAAWERVQKRLSEEFGRLQDALSRHGHTATARPSEDGMRVDIVYQGRERAVPDLTEALAVEVAELTRILSAHEREILQTHLITEVAGTLQELIGAAERQVAAMNRELEERPTSTGMKLRLVWRASRRAPQGLAQARERLRQSADAWSIEDRAAVGAFLQEQIARRQADDSAGSWLEDLTAALDYRAWHEFGVERHQHGKWVPATGPASGGERVLAASVPLFAAASSHYASAGGAYAPRLVTLDEAFAGVDDDSRAKCLGLLRAFDLDVVMTSEREWACYPQVPGIAIAQLSRVDDVDAVLVTRWEWDGTERRRGPEPGAQADASRPAPLADGLGEAAEGPVGSPGEPGRTVIGGAGGAGSQESRWT
- a CDS encoding ABC transporter ATP-binding protein, whose translation is MKRFFGKVRPAEPEVSDAERELFGGPLRYDMGWSQHENARLDLTLASALRSMPALVGATLRMAWKADRRALIAVGISEVGQGVAAAVGLLAVNAVMHALLGSGSAVERLHALLPGLLAIATIAVVNSVLAGWSTSRAGRLEPLVERIATTQYLAAAVSVELEAIDDPDFRRLIDIAQYGPASARRMIGACVAALNSTISLVATAGVLTVLHPALLPMLILIAAPRGWGAMRVAQERYVSVMSWIEHLRASRLIGNLLTERTAAQEVRIHGVGPFLLGRYKHMARSAEAEQERLASSKAVTEWVAAALSGVAMAATYGTMIWLVMSGHMNLAVAGTAVIAVRSGSASLGALVMNINTLHEESLYVRDHGRFLTEAARHAIPKAGDPVPKQVRQVALDRVTYRYPDREAPALDQVTLTLPMGSVTAVVGENGSGKSTLMKILSGLLLPQEGIVRWGDSDITGLERSQVFDRVALLTQDFERWPVTAAMNIRIGRPGHDATPEDLQASVDYAGAGPVVAKLPDGLQSLLARVFRGAIELSGGEWQKIGLARTHWRSSTSSADSVLIVDEPTSALDPEAEIEAFSRIRRLAAPHRAVVLVTHRMSGVRHADRIYVLHRGRLAEHGSHDELMAARGRYAAMFDAQAAQYVPAGTVPRPTAPA